AGATCCCAATCCTCAAGCGAATGGCTTTTACTCAACCTCAATTCATTCAGTTAGGGCCCCTTGGTGTATTAAACCACCAAATAATGGTAGCTGGGTTTGTAGGAAACTTTTTCAGGTGAGAGAGTTGGCTATAAGATATATTATACTAAAAGTTGGCAATGAAACCAATACATCTCATCTCTCTGGTATGACTCTTGGCTGCCTATGGGTTCTATAGTGGAAAGTTATGTATGGTGAGCAGATCATGGGGGAGTCTTTTGTTCCCCAAAATAAATGTAAAAGTTGCAgacatactttttttttaattccgGATGGTCCCTCCCTACAGCTGCAAATCAAGATCCGCAAGAAATTGGGGAGTGTATCAGAGCCATAAGGCCCTTGAACAGTGAGCAATAAGATAGAGTTATATGGATGCCTGATCACTCAGTTTTCCATAAAAAACGCCTGGAGGTTAATCAGAGCTACTATGCCTTGGTTGAATTAAAACCGGAGATCTTTTTAAGAAGGAACTCAGTCGTGGACTGATTCCGACCCTTTACCAGAAGAAAACGGAGGAGCGGTATGGTTTCTATTAGAAAGGCTATTTCTTGAGTATCCAGAATAGTCTGTAGCGAAAAGCCTTCCTCATAGGCAAGGCAGGAGCTAGAAGCAACTCGCCAGACTCGAACTGGCACGGCTCGCATCAAGCCTATTCTTCCCTCAATAGAGTTTCTTTTGTTACGCAGTTCGAAAGCCTAAGCCTTTTGACATCTGCGGGCCCGCCGGCTAAACGAAAAGAGTCCTCTTTCCGGACTCCCCCTAGACCTCTGTCTGGCCTAGGGGACATCTCTAAGCTCTAGAGCTCCTGTCTCCTCACTAAAAGCGTAACCGGCACCAATCTCCCTTTCATCTTGGGGGCGACTCTATACCTTCCCGGCGCATCGTTACGTGCCCTCATTAACCTTCTGTAAGGCAAGATTCCTAATGGTGGGGGAGCCCTCTAAACCCACTTTCCCCCTCCCCCCCGCTTAGCGGGGGGCCTCGCAGTCGCCTTTGGCTCGAGCTACTTTTGCTTTCCGGTAACAGATAGCTTGCTGCCCAAGTCTACCTCCCAAAAGCGAGCCATATCGTAAAAAAACCAATCACCTCTAACACTTACAAAGACCTCTGAAGCGATCTTCTTATAGTAAGTAAGTTTAGATTAAGCCAACCTGCTAATCCCTAGATCTAGAGctagagaaagaaaaagcaaggcAACTTCCGTGACGAGTCAATTCGGATTGGATTGGAGTCTAGATCTTGGTGGGAAGTCCAATATCCAGTCATTTTGAGATGTAGGAAATGTCGCGCCATAAACTGAAAGGATATAATAAAGGTGTATCCTATAATAGCCAAAGCAATCCATGATGTGACAAAGTGGATAGAGCTTTGAAGAAAGATAACACTGATGCTATACTATACATTGATCTTACCGCAACGCCCCTCCTTGCTTGCCTAAGAGTTCTTGCTTCAAGTTCACTTGCCTTGCTTCTTCTTCCTTGGATGCTGTTGCATCATTAGATAGGACTTTCTTTGATCGTTCGCGCACAAGAAAAGAAGTCCGTAAGGTTGAAAAGGGATTTGTTTTTAACTCTAGCTCTGACTCAACGTTGGGATTCCTCCTTTTCAACAAGTTCTTTCAGAATCTGTTGATATGAGATTCAACCGATAGCGGATTAATAAAGTGCAGTCGATGTGACACAATACAACGACAAGCGAATCTGCTCTAATCTCACGGGTAGGTACTTAACAGGAGAGAGGGATCCGCGCTAGCCTATTTCGCGTTGGGAAACTCTACCGAAGTGTATGTGTTAAGGATATAGTCATTTCACCGATACGGATAACCGACTTGAGGAGGAAGACCCCTTTCATTTTTGAAGTACCTAGGGGTACTAATACTAAACAAAGGCAAGTTGGGAAGgatgtttttccattaccaaagAGCCACAAAGGCGGATTAATAGCCGTCGGAATCCAACAAAGCAGTGTAGGATTAGGATAAATAGCTCCTAAATCCACTAACCCAGGAAGAATGCCATCAACTCCCTCCATCCAACAGCCGGTAAGCAAGGAATATTCCCAGTCAAACTGCTATTACCTGCTCGTCTATCCTCCAGGACAATAAGTATTTTCCCATCAACAGCCAATACAAAAAATTTCCATGATAGCCGAGGCTGCTAACAACCGAAAGAGGGACTGATAGGAGTTTGTTGCCGAAACCGTCTCGCTACCACAGGTTTCCCTTACCTACCGGAATGAAATACAGGAATTAGAACCAGAAACTGCCGGGATGAACAGATGGAGGTATTCACCCAATAGTAGCTACCCCACCACTGGGTATTGTTCCCCTACAACGCAGTGGTTAAGTTCTTTCTTTCCCCGATCTACTAGCTACACAGGGATTCACCAAATAAGAGCTACACTGCTTCGTTGCCCTTATTGAATAGCCCTTGGTGCCTTAGGAATTTCGTATAGTATAAATCATCCGCATATCCTCGATACTCAATTTACTTTTACATCTCTCGTGCCACACAAACGGAATTTACTTAACTCGGTCAAAGAGAAATACAATTCGAAATGAGCGCACCATGAAAACGTTCTAATCCAACTCTGTCTGCTCTAAAGCATCCAGGCCATAAGCCAAGCATTGAATTCTTACCCCTTGGCTAATCCAACTCTAAACCTAAACTTCGGATTCAATCCAGCCCCAAGCTGGGGCTACCCTTTTTTTTACCTACCGGATCCAACGATTCGAGGTCTGCCCGCCCTAATGACCGAATGCGGCGGTCCCTCCCAATCGGTCATTAGGGCGGCACCCCGGTTTTCTGAGTGCCACCCGTAAACAGTTAAAAACAGAAAGTATCATGGTACGTCGTCCACGGGGTTTGGGAAGTGCCTTTGCTCCCTTTCCCAATCGTGGACGCGGTGACCTAATTCCAGATCGAGTCTGAAATCTCGACCTTTAAGGCTAGAATTCCATTTCATTTGTTCGAGAATTCTTAAGATTTGCTGCAGTTTGAGCGGAGAAGCCGTTTCCAGTCTAAGATCGTCAAAAAGCTTCTGGAGCATGTCCTTCCTTGGTTTCCTACCTTTTATTATAAAGAAAACTTTTTCAATGCGGTTTTTCAACCACATCGGATCAGGGGCTTCCGGCACCCCTGTACCTTAAAGGGGATTGGGAGCCTGTTGTGATGTGTGATGGGCCCACCACATTCTCCCCTGCTCCGGCAGCGTTCGCCGAATCCACTCGCTGCCTTACCGAGGAAGGCCCTATTTCTTCCCTGGGATCACTGTCTCGTGCCTCCGGGTTTCTTGAAGCGGGCTCGGCTTCGCTATTTTCCGTACCCTCACCTGATGGTGACCGGTTAAGGTATTTTAGCCAACTCTCCGAGCCACTGTTCCCTGAATTTGTCCCAGTTGCCATCCAAGGAACCACAGAGGCTCCTTCGGTAATAAGGAACCAAAATCCTAAACAAATAAGGAAGGAAAAACACCCGGGGAGGCCCAACTGACATAATGCAAAGGAGGGCCCGACCCCCCACCCTTCGCCTAATTCTTTTGAATCCCGGCCCGGTTTTTCCCCACTAACCAATTACGTTACGACCACTTAACAAACTTGGTTGACGAACATGGTTTATGCGCCGCTAATGTAGCGGCTTGTCGAGCATTTGCAAAATTCACACCATCCATTTCAAATAGGACTTGTCCCGTGGACACACGAGCAATCCAACCCGTAGGatttccctttcctcttcccATTCTGACTTCTGTAGGTTTCCCGGTAATAGGGATATCCGCGAAAACTCTTACCCATATCTTACCATTTTTCGGAATTGTCCGCTCATAGCACGATGGAAGTGTCCGATTATAGCCCGACGCGCTGCTTCAATGGCTCGATATGAAAGACGACCAGCTCTACAACTTTGAGTGCCATATCTTCCAAAACCTAGTTTTGTTCCGTCTGGTTCGCAACCCCTACTACATCTGCCTTTACGATATTTACTAAATTTCGTACGTTTCGGATATAGCAcgtccctttttttttttactatatgAAATCCACACTTTGACACCTGAGATTCCGTAACGAGTAGATACTTCCGCGGAAGCATAATCGATTTTCTGGTTAAATACATTACGAGATGTTTTTCCATACTTTCCGCATTCAGTTCTAGCTATTTCTGCGCCTTCAGATCGACCTGAACAACATATACGGATCCCCTCTACCCCTTTCTAATGAGGGGAAATTTACCGTTTTCTACTCAAAAACCAGAGAACACTCGACCGATCTCAtccaattgaaaaaaaaagtgctAATTCGACTGTCCTGTCTATTAAGGAGGATCACGAATCCTGGGAATCCTGAGGCGGACCATCTCGAATAGATAAAATATTCTACTTATCCTAAATAGATATTGGTTAAGAAAAGATAGAAACATTCCTATTTTTTATACATCGGGTCGTTAAATTTCTGATTCCCTAAAGAAACCAGATAATCTATAAAAGTGTTCCAAACGGGACAGTTACCTGTCCCTAAGAAGCGTCGTATCCTTCGGAACTGCTCTAGCCGCCTATCGATGTCTGTTTCCCAGGCATCGTAGAGAGCCATGTTGATGGCTCGTCTAATATCCTCTTTGTCCTCATCCGTGAGATGAGGGGCGCCCTTTTTGAGAAGTAAAGCCCTAGCTTTTTCCACTATAAGAGCTTCCTCATTTTCGCAACTTGTAATGATTGCATCGACAGCTCTATATATATGGTCCTCTGTCCCCGGGTCGAGCTGAGGAAGGGGGCGGGGGCGGGCAACCTCATCTTCCTCCTCTGCTAAAATGTTGAGGTCGAAGGAGGTCCAACCCGAGCTCGAACCTTCGTGTGAACCCACACCCACTATGGAGTTGGATCCACCGGAGGAATGGCTAGTAGTCGGCAGCACCGGGAACAGGGAAAGATCAAAGAATTGAGAAGGAGTCAAGAAGTGGTACAGGGTGAATCCAACGCGTACcaaaaaatagtaaaacaaggcccattgaaaaaagaaagaatttttCGCAATTTGGGTTTAGTAATAAAGAACAAATATACTTGGACTTCCCAATCATCTGGGAGATAGACCTTTATGAGAATATAGAAAGTAAAGAGGAAAAGGCAGAACCAGAAGAATTGTGTGAAATAAGTGAATTGATCCAGTTGAGGCATGATTGATTCAGACAAAAGAAATTCCCTCCATACAGACTGAACCAGGTATGGTTAAAAGCAAGCCCGCAGGACTTATGTTTGACTATAGATTGTTTGTTGTAAATCGCCAGTTGGGTTTACCAACCAAGAAAGACATGGGAAAAGAAAGatgcacaaagggaagaactcatTTCTCAGGATCAATATACATCGACCTGCTAATAGATAGAATTCCATACTAGCTAAGAGACTTTACTGAATGACTTGATCGATCATACTGTACTAGATAGACCATAATCATTTCTATACGCTATTTTGGATCTGGTCTGATCCTCTTTATTGATGGTCTTAAACCTGAGGTCCGACGTGATGTCATCTCCCAGTCTCCTACTTCCTTGGTACGAGCTGCATCACTGGCTCGTTCATTTGACGAGCGCTACCTGTTACAGAGTTCGGTTGCACGATAAAAAGCAAGGGTGCCTTCCTCATCGATGCGGACCTCTCCGTccaattcatcttctccttcacTTACGTCAACTAAATCTGCATTGCCGCCTCTCCTTCCGTCTCCTCCAACTAAGCCTCTGCCACCAGTGAAGAAATTGTCGGCAGCAGAAATGCAACTGCGACGGGAAAAGGGGTTGTGCTTTACTTGCGACGATAAATTCTCGTGGAAGCACAAATGTCCGAATCGCCAATACATGATTCTGCAGGTGGATGAACCGGATGGCGATGTTTCCTCCTCTGTTGTCGCCGAACCTGTTCCACCTTCCGTCGGATGATTCTCCAACTTTGCATCATTTGTCATTACAAGCTTATCATGGCACTTCTGGCAAATGTACTATCTACTTTTCTGGGTCGATTGCAGGCACCACCGTGCGCATTCTTCTCGATGGTGGCAGTTCTGACAACTTCATTCAGCCTCGAATTGCTCACTATCTGAAGTAGCCAATTGAACCGGTTCCCAACTTAAAAGCAATGGTTGGCAGTGGACAAAGGTTACCTATTGAAGGTCTCATTCATAACTTGGACATTTGCATACAGGGACATCATTTATTCCTCGGTGTCTTTGTTATGCCCTTAGCCGGTTCTGATGTTGTCATGGGCGCTTCGTGGCTCTCAACTCTTGGAGCCCATATAGCTTATTATAGTACAGCATCTTTGAAATTTGACCTTAATGTTTCGTTCAATTACAAGGGGGAAAAAGTCCTCTACCCCTACTGAGGCACAATTCCATAACATCCAACGGTTCCAGGACACAGGTGCGATTGCTGAAGCTTATACATTGACATATTTTGCACTTGACTTGGAATCCGACCCTCTGTCTTCTCTTCCAGAGTCTACACCCTCTGATTTACGTGCCATCCTAACTCGTTATCGGCAGGTCCTTGACACTCCTAAGGGCTTACCAATGCCCCGGCCACATTTCAATCGttgatgaattcggttttcCGAGATTTGCTCCGAAAGTGCGTCTTGATATTTTTCGATGATATATTAGTGTTTAGCAAGTCTTGGCCACTGCATTTGGATCACTTGTCCCTCGTTTTGGATCGTCTACAGGCCCATTCTCTCTATGCCAAACCTTCTAAGTACTCCTTTGGACAGACCAAGATAGAGTCTTTGGGCCATGTCGTGTCCGGTTCTGGTGTTGAAATGGACCAACAAAACAAAAGGTGGCAACTGTTTTGGCTTGGCCTACTCCAACTACTAGAACTCAACTTAGGGGATTTTTTGGCCTCACCGGTTATTACCGGCCTTTCATACTAGGCTATGCTCAACTTGCAGGCCCACTCACGAATTACAGAAGGACAAGTTTTCTTGGACTGATGCGGCCCAACATTCTTTTGACGCATTGAAGCTGGCTATGACTCGGGCGCCCGTTCTTGCTTTACCCGACTTTCAGAAACCGTTTGTTGTCGAGACTGATGCATCAGGGTGTGGCATCGGCGCAGTCCTCAGTCAAGACGGCCATCCAATCGCCTATTTTCGAAGAAGCTCTCGCCACGAATGCAATCGAAGTCAGCTTATGTTCGGGAACTCCACGCTATCTCTGAAGCCGTTGCCAAATTCAGACACTACTTGCTTGGACATTTTTTTATCATTCGTACAGATCACAAAAGTTTAAAGCACCTTTCCGAGCAAGTTATTCAAAGGCCAGAACAGGCTACCGAAGCTCATGGGATTTCACTATTCCATCGAATACAAAGCCGGTAAAACGAATCAAGCTGCCGATGCTTTATCACGGGTTTGTTACATGGCACTGACTGTCTCCCATTTTACCTTCGTGGATAACATTTATGCCGCCGTTCGCTCTTCTGTTCCGTTGCAGCTGTTCCGTGAACGCCTTTCTCAAGATCCTGGGGCCTCGGAGGGGTTTTCGATAAAACAGgggttttttgttattttaccATGACCGGCTAGTTTTGTCTGAGGACAATCCAGAGTTACTTCAAACCGTTATTCGCGAATTTCACACCACTCCGGTTGGTGGTCATGCTGGCGTCTTACGCACCTTCCATCGCATAGCGGCTCAGTTCTATTGGAAAGGCATGCGTCAGGATATTCAACGGTTTATTCAGTCTTGTATGGTTTGTCAGCGCGCCAAGTCCTCTCAACTGCACCCTGCTGGGTTATTGTGCCCCCTACCTCTTCCTTCTCAGATATGGGAGGACGTTGCAATGGACTTTATTACGGGACATCCACCATCGCGCGGCTTCACGGTTATAATAGTTGTGGTTGACCGTTTGTCAAAATACGGCCATTTTGCACCCCATCGAGCTAATTACACGAGTTCCCAAGTTGCTGAGACTTTTGTTTCCACTATAGTGAAACTCCATGGCGGGCTATTGTTTCTGATCGTGATAAAGCTTTCACAAGTGCTTTTTGGAAACATTTATGTAAGCTTCATGGTACGTACTACTTTGAATATGAGCTCGTCGTACCACCCGCAAACGGAGGCTTTAAATAAATGTTTGGAGCTGTACCTACGTTGCTTCGTTCATGAGACTCCGCGTTTATGGGTTTCCTACTTGCCTTGGGCTGAGTATTGTTACAACTCGTCCTTCCATTGGTATGACTCCATTCAGAGCTGTGTATGGTCGTGACCCCCCTGTTCTTCTTAAGTTTCATCCGGACGATGGGGTCCCTTCAGAATTGGAGCAACTGTTAAGAGATCGAGATGCAATACTTTCTCTCCTTAAGCGTAATTTACAGAATGCTCAGACTCGTATGAAACGCTACGCGGATACCAAGCGAAGGGAACTTCATGCCTACCTTGCTTTAAAGCGATATAGAGATAGAGTGATTTATAGTGCTAGGAATGATGAAAATCTCTGTTCTGTTGTCTTTCAGTTCTGAGTTTgaccttggtttaaatgttatTCGTTCTTTTCATTTCCTGtaagattaaaaaaatgtaattCTTTGTAATTAAACATAATCTCTATCTCTTCCTATCGAGAAGTTCTTTACTTGGAAAGTCAGCATTTGCCATACTTGACTGCGGGTTCACTCCCTTCCTTCTTAGTCTAGCCCAGACCTTTCTAATACATAAGATGTCATAAATACAGAATAAGACTAGGAATCTCGATTAGAAGACTTGCTCCCTACCGGCTACCTGTGACTGGCTGAGAGATTGATTTTCCTTGTACCGCTTTCGGAAATAGAATGGAATCTGGGATCAAAGGAGATTAGGGGATGAGTTCGCACCCACATTCTCTCATAGAGTAGCGACCATAGTGACTAATTGGCAAGGAAGACGCTTGGGGAAAACTCCCTTCATCTAAAAGGAAGGGGTGGCGGATGCTCTTGATTGAAACCCGAAATCCATGCTTTTCCGAACCAGAATCGAAGAGAAAACAAAGTGAACGAAAACTGGTGCGCGTAGAAACGAGAAGTAGACCGAAAGGCCCCAAGAAGGGAAAGGCCCTCAACC
The Arachis stenosperma cultivar V10309 unplaced genomic scaffold, arast.V10309.gnm1.PFL2 arast.V10309.gnm1.Scaffold_100041, whole genome shotgun sequence genome window above contains:
- the LOC130960045 gene encoding LOW QUALITY PROTEIN: 60S ribosomal protein L16, mitochondrial-like (The sequence of the model RefSeq protein was modified relative to this genomic sequence to represent the inferred CDS: inserted 1 base in 1 codon) is translated as MEKHLVMYLTRKSIMLPRKYLLVTESQVSKCGFHIVKKKRDVLYPKRTKFSKYRKGRCSRGCEPDGTKLGFGRYGTQSCRAGRLSYRAIEAARRAIIGHFHRAMSGQFXKNGKIWVRVFADIPITGKPTEVRMGRGKGNPTGWIARVSTGQVLFEMDGVNFANARQAATLAAHKPCSSTKFVKWS